A single genomic interval of Streptomyces showdoensis harbors:
- the rbsK gene encoding ribokinase produces MTSIVVLGSTNMDLVAYVPRAPARGETVTGREFRTVPGGKGANQAVAAARAGAEVSLIGAVGADEFGARLRSALEHSGVDTDLLRTVEGPSGTAHIVVDDEGGNAIVVVPGANGTVTSLTHGDEALIGTADALLLQLELPLSVVVEGARTARGLGVRTVLTPAPARALPPELLAATDLLVPNEHEAAALTGHAEPHAAAQALLRFVPEVVITLGASGCLYATRGAEPVTVPAPRVRAVDTTAAGDTFVGALAVALAEGRPVPGALAWASAAAALSVQRAGASTSMPYRSEIEAAAGEPEAEPA; encoded by the coding sequence ATGACCAGCATCGTCGTGCTCGGCAGCACGAACATGGACCTCGTGGCCTATGTGCCCAGGGCCCCCGCCCGCGGCGAGACCGTGACCGGCCGCGAGTTCCGCACCGTCCCCGGCGGCAAGGGCGCCAACCAGGCCGTCGCCGCCGCCCGGGCCGGAGCGGAGGTGTCGCTGATCGGCGCGGTCGGCGCCGACGAGTTCGGCGCCCGGCTCCGGTCCGCCCTCGAACACAGCGGCGTCGACACCGACCTGCTGCGCACCGTCGAGGGCCCCTCCGGCACGGCGCACATCGTCGTCGACGACGAGGGCGGCAACGCGATCGTCGTCGTCCCCGGCGCCAACGGCACCGTCACCTCCCTCACCCACGGCGACGAGGCCCTGATCGGCACCGCCGACGCCCTGCTCCTCCAGCTCGAACTCCCCCTCTCCGTCGTCGTCGAGGGCGCCCGCACCGCCCGCGGCCTCGGCGTGCGCACCGTCCTCACCCCCGCCCCCGCCCGTGCCCTGCCACCGGAACTCCTCGCCGCCACCGACCTGTTGGTCCCCAACGAGCACGAGGCCGCCGCCCTCACCGGCCATGCCGAACCACACGCCGCCGCGCAGGCCCTGCTGCGGTTCGTCCCCGAGGTGGTGATCACCCTCGGCGCCTCCGGCTGCCTGTACGCCACGCGCGGCGCCGAACCCGTCACCGTGCCCGCGCCCCGCGTCCGGGCCGTGGACACCACCGCCGCGGGCGACACCTTCGTCGGCGCCCTGGCCGTCGCCCTGGCGGAGGGCCGTCCCGTGCCGGGGGCGCTCGCCTGGGCCTCGGCCGCCGCCGCGCTCTCGGTCCAGCGCGCCGGCGCGTCCACCTCGATGCCGTACCGCTCCGAGATCGAGGCGGCGGCCGGAGAGCCGGAGGCGGAGCCCGCATGA